A window from Pseudomonas kribbensis encodes these proteins:
- a CDS encoding DUF1656 domain-containing protein: protein MIGDLDISGIFLPTLLVLMGITYVLFVLVHGVLTRLHFYRLVWHRALFNVALYAVMLYGVDSLSRYLMT from the coding sequence ATGATTGGTGACCTGGACATCAGCGGCATCTTCCTGCCGACCCTGCTGGTGCTGATGGGCATCACTTACGTGCTGTTCGTGCTGGTACACGGCGTGCTCACACGCCTGCATTTCTACCGTCTGGTCTGGCACCGGGCATTGTTCAACGTGGCCCTCTACGCCGTGATGCTGTACGGCGTGGACTCACTCAGTCGATACCTGATGACATGA